A DNA window from Pleuronectes platessa chromosome 19, fPlePla1.1, whole genome shotgun sequence contains the following coding sequences:
- the tmem150c gene encoding transmembrane protein 150C produces MRISDVMLKRNYTVGDTMWNCSPWALLPPVYSLFTAAGLWVVYFVAVNDEQIFPLSSQGSKVNGSRYPPYISVAGNFPPASCIFSEVMNLAAFVGLIIAVLRYLQLKHTTVKPWLNISCLVGFAIVCFGMTLVGNVQLFTDKKIHELGTLLTFGLGTLFCWVQSYITLKVDFRNEGRKVGISRFLLSGAVTACMIIRPILMVEDLHMHGARCQWALVMFFLAFIGTFAIDFRHSRFEMVCTDNIQTHSEMYRNELDQL; encoded by the exons ATGCGTATATCAGATGTGATGCTGAAACGAAACTACACAGTTG GGGACACGATGTGGAACTGCAGTCCCTGGGCTCTTCTGCCTCCTGTCTACTCTCTGTTCACAGCCGCTGGACTCTGGGTGGT ATACTTTGTCGCTGTCAACGATGAGCAGATCTTCCCCCTGAGCTCACAAGGAAG cAAAGTAAATGGATCCCGGTATCCCCCGTACATAAG tGTTGCAGGCAACTTTCCACCAGCCAGCTGCATCTTCAGTGAGGTCATGAACCTGGCAGCATTTGTGG GGTTGATTATTGCCGTCCTAAGATACCTTCAGCTGAAACACACCACAGTCAAACCATGGCTGAATATCAGTTGTCTTGTGGGTTTTGCTATTGTCTGCTTTGGAATGACACTCGTAGGAAACGTCCAG ttATTCACTGATAAAAAGATTCACGAACTGGGCACACTTCTGACGTTTGGACTGGGAACACTCTTCTGCTGGGTGCAGTCCTACATCACCCTGAAGGTGGACTTCAGGAACGAGGGAAGGAAGGTTGGAATCAGTCGTTTCCTGTTGTCTGGAGCTGTCACTGCCTGCATGATCATCC GTCCGATCCTGATGGTGGAGGACCTCCACATGCACGGAGCCCGATGCCAGTGGGCGCTGGTCATGTTCTTCCTCGCCTTCATTGGCACTTTTGCCATTGACTTTCGTCACAGCCGCTTTGAGATGGTGTGCACAGATAACATACAGACCCACTCTGAAATGTACAGGAACGAGCTGGACCAACTGTAG